The region AGCGGCTGGAACGCAAGCTGGAAACGCATCACGGCCAGTTGCTGCGCGCCGCGGTCGAACTCGCCAAGGATTGGCGGACCGACAAGTATCTCCGCAATCTCGAGGCGATGATGATCGTCGCCGACAAGCATGTCACCTTGATCCTCACCGGCAACGGCGACGTGCTGGAACCGGAGAATGGCGTCGCCGCGATCGGTTCCGGCGGCAATTACGCCCTCTCCGCCGCGCGGGCGCTGGTCGACTACGAACAGGATGCCGAGACGATCTGCCGCAAGGCGATGGCGATCGCGGCGGAGGTCTGCGTGTACACCAACGACCGGCTGACGATCGAAACGCTGGACGCGGTCGCCTGATCAACGTCATCCCCGCGCAGGCGGGGATCCATAAACACGGCGGGCTGTATGGATTCCCGCCTTCGCGGGAATGACCATCTTGAACGACGCACTCACCCCAAAAGCCATCGTCCGCGCACTCGACGAACATATTATCGGGCAGCAGGACGCCAAGAAGGCCGTCGCCGTGGCGCTGCGCAACCGCTGGCGTCGTCAGCGCCTCGGCGCCGATCTGCGCGACGAGGTGTCGCCGAAGAACATCCTGATGATCGGCCCGACCGGGTGCGGCAAGACCGAGATCAGCCGCCGCCTGGCGAAGCTCGCCGATGCGCCGTTCATCAAGGTCGAGGCGACCAAGTTCACCGAGGTCGGCTATGTCGGCCGCGACGTGGAACAGATTGCGCGCGATCTGGTCGAGGAAGCGGTGCGGCTCGAAAAGGAACGCCGCCGCGTCGCGGTGAAGGACAAGGCCGAGGAAGCGGCCTTGATCCGCCTGCTCGATGCCCTGACCGGCAAGGGCGCGAGCGAGGCGACCCGCGCCGCCTTCACGCAGCGCATGCGCGACGGCCATCTCGATCAGACCGAGATCGAGATCGAACTGGAAGCGGCTCCCACCACGCCGTTCGAGATTCCCGGCGGCGCGCCGCAGATGATCAATTTGAGCGAGATGATGGGCAAGGCGTTCGGCGGCCCGCAGCTCAAGCGCCGCAAGCTCACCGTCCCCGCCGCCTGGGAGAAGCTGGTCGAGGAGGAGGCCGACAAGCGCCTCGACCAGGAGGAGGTCAGCCGCGCCGCGCTGGCGGATGCGGAGGCCAACGGCATCGTCTTCCTCGACGAGATCGACAAGATCGCGATGTCCGAACATCGCGGCGGCGGTTCGGTCAGCCGCGAAGGCGTGCAGCGCGATCTGTTGCCGCTGATCGAGGGCACCACGGTCGCGACCAAATACGGGCCGATGAAGACCGACCATATCCTGTTCATCGCCAGCGGCGCGTTCCATGTCGCCAAGCCGAGCGACTTGCTGCCCGAACTGCAGGGCCGCCTGCCGATCCGCGTCGAGCTGAAGGCGCTGACCGAGGCGGATTTCGTCGCGATCCTCAGCGACACCAAGGCCTCGCTGCCCGCGCAGTACAAGGCGTTGATCGGCACCGAGGGCGTGACGGTGAACTTCACCGAAGACGGCATCGCCGCGGTGGCGCGCATCGCCGCCGAAGTGAATGGCGAGATCGAGAATATCGGCGCGCGCCGGCTGCAGACGGTGATGGAAAAGCTGCTGGAAGAAGTGAGCTTCGACGCCGAGGATCGCGATGGTCAGACCGTGACGGTGGATGCCACGTACGTCGAAAGCCAGTTGGCGAGCATCGCGCGGAATACGGATCTGAGCCGCTTCGTTTTGTAGTCGCCCTCACTCATTTGTAGTCGCCCTCACTCAACCGTCATCCTGAACTCGTTTCAGGATCCACCAAGCGGCTTGGTCTGCCGCCAATGGCTCAAGCGAAGAGCGCGCGGCACGGTGGATCCTGAAACAAGTTCAGGATGACGGCAGGTTGGGTTGGCAGGATGGCACTTCCCCACACCCGCCGCGCACGCTAGCTTCCCACCAAAATCACCGGGGGGAATCGTTTCGTGAAGCACCTGATCGCCGCCAGCCTGATTGCCGCCATCTCCATTCCGGCGGTCGCGCAGGAAACGCCAAAGCCGCCGGTGGCGGCGAAGAAGCCGTTCCTCGTCAAATCCCCCAACGGCGCGCGGCAGGACGATTATTACTGGCTGCGC is a window of Sphingomonas sp. Leaf357 DNA encoding:
- the hslV gene encoding ATP-dependent protease subunit HslV; this translates as MSDNMTWHGTTILSVRRNGKVVVAGDGQVSMGQTVMKPNARKVRRLGDGSVIGGFAGATADAFTLFERLERKLETHHGQLLRAAVELAKDWRTDKYLRNLEAMMIVADKHVTLILTGNGDVLEPENGVAAIGSGGNYALSAARALVDYEQDAETICRKAMAIAAEVCVYTNDRLTIETLDAVA
- the hslU gene encoding ATP-dependent protease ATPase subunit HslU is translated as MNDALTPKAIVRALDEHIIGQQDAKKAVAVALRNRWRRQRLGADLRDEVSPKNILMIGPTGCGKTEISRRLAKLADAPFIKVEATKFTEVGYVGRDVEQIARDLVEEAVRLEKERRRVAVKDKAEEAALIRLLDALTGKGASEATRAAFTQRMRDGHLDQTEIEIELEAAPTTPFEIPGGAPQMINLSEMMGKAFGGPQLKRRKLTVPAAWEKLVEEEADKRLDQEEVSRAALADAEANGIVFLDEIDKIAMSEHRGGGSVSREGVQRDLLPLIEGTTVATKYGPMKTDHILFIASGAFHVAKPSDLLPELQGRLPIRVELKALTEADFVAILSDTKASLPAQYKALIGTEGVTVNFTEDGIAAVARIAAEVNGEIENIGARRLQTVMEKLLEEVSFDAEDRDGQTVTVDATYVESQLASIARNTDLSRFVL